From the genome of Fibrobacter sp. UWB5:
GATTACCTTTCGCTCGATATCGCGGCTAACCTTGGCGTGTCCGACCTGTACGATGGTCATCTCAAATACATGAACATGAACCTGGATGCCTCTTCGCTGAATCTGGGAATTACTGTCTATCCGTTCTAATATATGATTCTTGCAATTGTTGCTGTAGTTATTGGCCTTGCCGTTCTTGTTTGGAGTGCAGACAAATTTGTTGACGGAGCTGTCGGTATTGCCGAATATTGTGGTATGTCGACGCTCCTCATAGGAATGGTTATCGTAGGCTTTGGAACTTCTGCTCCTGAACTTACTGTCTCTGCGCTTTCGGCGGGGCAAGGCAACCCCGAGCTAGCGCTGGGTAACGCTTATGGCAGCAACATTGCAAATATCGCTTTGATTCTTGGCGCGACAGCGCTTATTTCTCCGATTTTGATGCAGCGTTCGGTAATCCGTGGTGATTTGCCGATTCTGATCGCTGTGTCGTTGCTTTCTATTGCATTAGTGTGGGATGGTAGCGTGGTGCGCTGGAATGGCGTGCTTTTGCTGGTTGTCTTTGCGCTGGTCATGGGGTACAGCATTTGGCGTGAACTGCGCAAGGCGCATGCCGAGGCAACAGAATCGGTCAAAGAAGAGTCTGCCGAAAAGGCATCTTTGGGCAAGTCCATTATGTGGCTTGTTTTGGGGCTTGCCTTGCTGGTGGCTAGTTCTCGAGCTCTCGTTTGGGGGGCTGTCGAAATTGCCCGTACGCTTGGCGTGAGCGATTTGTTGATTGGCCTTACCATTGTGGCTATCGGCACGTCTTTGCCAGAATTGGCGAGCTCCATTGCCGCTGCCCGTAAGGGTGAAAACGACTTGGCTCTTGGCAATATCATCGGATCGAACCTGTTCAATACGCTTGCCGTGGTGGGCCTTGCCGCAACTATTTCTCCGATGGATGAAATTGAAAAGGCTGTCACTTACCGTGACATGCCTTTAATGACCGCTTTGACGGTTGCCTTGATTGTGCTTGGTTTTAGGCGTAAAGGCGATGGCCGTTTGAATCGTATCGCCGGCGCCATTCTTTTAGCCGTCTATATCGGCTACCTCGCCCTGCTTATTGTGCAGGCAAAAGGCTAGTAGCTTTTTAATTGGGCGGGAAGAACAGGTAGGCGATTGCGATTGCCGCAATCACGCCGGCAGCATCTGCAATTAATGCGCAAGTGACTGCGTGGCGAGTCTTTTTAACACCGACAGAACCGAAATAGACGGCGATAATGTAGAACGTCGTGTCGGCTGCTCCCTGGAACATGCAACTCAGGCGGCCTGCAAAGCTGTCCGGGCCGAGTGTCTTCATGGCATCGATCATCATGCCGCGGGCACCGCTACCGCTCAAAGGCTTCATGATGGCGGTGGGGAGTGCGGGAACGATGTCGTTACCCACGCCGCAAAGGCCGAGAATCCAGGAAACACCATTCAGCAACAAATCCATCGCGCCGCTTGCACGGAATACGGCCACGCCCACAAGAATGGCGACCAGGTTCGGGATAATCATGACGGCGGTGTGGAATCCGTCCTTGGCGCCTTCGACAAAGGCTTCGTAGGCTTGCACCTTCTTGTACACGGCAAGTCCAAGGAAGGCGACAATGATTCCGAACAAGGCGATGCCGCTAATCAAGAGGCTGGTGGTGCCAATCGCTTCGGCGCTCAAGTGGCTGAAGTACACCATGATCGAAATAACGCAGGCCGAAAGTCCGGCGAGCCAGGCCACCGTGACAGGGTCCTTGAGCTTGACTTTCTGGAAAAAGCTGAGGGCGAAAATACCGGCCAAGGTGCTGAAGAAGGTAGAAAGCAAAAGCGGCAAGAACACGTCACTCGGGTTGGCTGCTCCCATCTGGGCGCGGTAAGTCATAATGCTCACCGGAATCAGCGTAAGGCCGCTGGCGTTCAGCACGAGGAACATGATCTGGGAATTGCTGGCCACAGACTTGTCTTCGTTCGGGTTGATTTCTTGCAGCTGCTTCATGGCCTGCAAGCCCATGGGGGTGGCTGCGTTATCGAGCCCGAGCATGTTGGCGCTGATGTTCATGAGCATGGTACCGATCACCGGGTGGTTCTTCGGAATTTCGGGGAAGAGGCGGCTGAACAGCGGCGAGACAATCTTTGCGAGAATCTGGACGGCGCCGGCCTTTTCGCCAATCTTCATGATGCCGAGCCAGAGCGAAAGAATACCGGTAAGCCCGATGGCGATTTCAAATGCCGTCTTGGACATGTCGAAGGCGCCAAGAATTGCCTTGTTGAATATTCCCGAATCGCCGAAGGCAATCCACTGGACCATGCAGGCGACAAATGCGCCAAAGAAGAAAACGAGCCAAATTATATTCAGAACCATGTCCGAAAAAATAAAAAAAAGGCGAACCTTTTGATTTCTCAAAGGTTCGCCTTGAATGTTTAAGAGGTTATTCGGATTAATCCCAATCGGCGTTCATGAACGCTTCGAGGGTCTTGCAATCCACAAGTCCATTGTAGACGTAGAAGGTAACGTCGGGAATATCGAGATTACACTTCGTACCGCCAGAGGGACACTTGTCCAAGAGCATTTCTCCGTCGTCCGGGTCGCATTCGCTTTTCAGCGACATGTCAGTCGTTTCGGCGCAGTAAGCTCCAGACATGTCTCTGCATGCAATGACATTGCCCTTCGGGCCATCTTCGCCAGACGGAGTTTCAGAAGGAATAACTTCTTCGTCGTCGATGACCTGCGGAGCCGGATTTTCGTCTTCGTCAGACGGAATGTTGTGAATGCGAGATTCGCCAGAACCCTTGCCGGAACAAGCCGCAAGAGTAATCAGGCTAGATGCCAAAATAATCTTTGCAAGGGTCTTCATAAAGCCTCTCTTAGAACATCAGGAAAATGCCGAGGTTGCCAACGAGGCCACTCCATGCGGCAGAACCAAGCTGGTCGGCAACAGAAGCTTCGATGACCAAGTGGTCATAGCTGAAGCGGAGACCGGCGTTTGCGTTGGTAGCGTTGGTACGCATAGAAATGATGGAGGTGTCGTCAGATGCCGGACCGGCTTCAACACATTCGGTCTTGTAGTCGATGACCTTCCAAGTGAAGGCTGCGCCACCGAAGAGGATCCAGTGTTCGTTGAGGGACATTTCGGCGAGAACGTTCGGGGTAGAGAAGAGACCGAAGTCGTAGGTGTTGGTGGTCTGGTTGCCGTTTTCGATTTCATCGAAGATGAAGATCGGCAAGCGGGTATTGAGGCCGAGGAACACCTGAGCGTTTTCAGCAGTGAATACCGGCAGAGCAAAGTTGAAGCGCGGCTGGATGAAGATGAAAGCGTCGTTGTTGGTGGTTTCGGTCGTGGTGTTAGCAACCTTCACGCGGCTGTCGCTCTTCTGGCGCAAGAAGTCGAGGCCAACTGCCCAGGCGAGGTTCTTGGCGGAAGGACCGTTGGAAAGAGTCAGGCTTGCGCCGATATCCCAGAAGTCCGGATCGTTTTCGGTCTTGGCACCGTTGTCGTCGGTTTCGACGTCCACTTCCTGACGGAAGGTCAGCCAGTAGACGTTAGCAACGATGTCGAAGGCACCGAGCGGAGCACCGAACTTCACGTTGATGTAGTCACCGGCTTCGGTCGTAGAACGATCTTCGGTTTCCTTGTTGTTCGGGCCCTTTTCTTCTTCGGACTGCCATGCCTTGTCAATAGCTACATCGACAGCGACACCGAATGCCGGAGTTGCGATACCGGCGGTCAACAGACCCATGTTGACGTAATCACCGCGGTGGTTGACGCCGGCCGGGGTCACGTTGGTCTTGTGAGTGGTGTTGTTGTCAAAAGCGAGGAGATAGGTCATAGAGCCAGAACCGAGAGCGAGAACGCCTTCTTCGCCAGACGGTTCGACGTAGAACAATTTACGACCGCTCATCTTGTAGACAGCTTCCATATCGCCATCGATGGTGGAGGCACCGAACTGGTTGCCGACCATGTTGTAGGCGTTGCCATGAAGAACGTTGAACGTGCCGGTTGCAGCCGGAGTCGGAACGTTTTCAGAGGCAGCAGGAGCTTCGAAGCTGGAAGAAGTGGAAGATTCGGCAACAGGTGCCGGTTCCGGTGCCGGAGCGGCAGGAGCTTCTTCCTGAGCGCTTTCGGTAGAGGAGGTGGATTCTTCGTATTCGTCATCATAATCCTGAGCGACTGCAGCAGACACTGCGAGCGCAGAGACGACAGAAATAAGCTTAATGTTCATTCGTATCTCCTTTCGAGAGAGGATTGGGGGGTTGATTTTAAGTGAAAGATAATAAAATGGTCATGACTATGCAAGCCATGACCATATACTTTGTACTCAGCCTTCAATACGTTTGTATTGAAAAAAGTTTACTTATGAGACCGCTCGTGCTAGAGTCAAATGAAAAAATATGATAAGCACTCGCTCTCGCCACCACGACTGAATTGAATCAGTCGCTTGTGGCTCACGTAAAACTAGTTTTTCGGTTCGATCACTTCCATTCCACCCTAACGAGCAAGCGAGGTTTCTTACGAAACCTCGCACTCAGATTTTTATTCTAAAAATC
Proteins encoded in this window:
- a CDS encoding calcium/sodium antiporter, which codes for MILAIVAVVIGLAVLVWSADKFVDGAVGIAEYCGMSTLLIGMVIVGFGTSAPELTVSALSAGQGNPELALGNAYGSNIANIALILGATALISPILMQRSVIRGDLPILIAVSLLSIALVWDGSVVRWNGVLLLVVFALVMGYSIWRELRKAHAEATESVKEESAEKASLGKSIMWLVLGLALLVASSRALVWGAVEIARTLGVSDLLIGLTIVAIGTSLPELASSIAAARKGENDLALGNIIGSNLFNTLAVVGLAATISPMDEIEKAVTYRDMPLMTALTVALIVLGFRRKGDGRLNRIAGAILLAVYIGYLALLIVQAKG
- a CDS encoding nucleoside recognition domain-containing protein; the protein is MVLNIIWLVFFFGAFVACMVQWIAFGDSGIFNKAILGAFDMSKTAFEIAIGLTGILSLWLGIMKIGEKAGAVQILAKIVSPLFSRLFPEIPKNHPVIGTMLMNISANMLGLDNAATPMGLQAMKQLQEINPNEDKSVASNSQIMFLVLNASGLTLIPVSIMTYRAQMGAANPSDVFLPLLLSTFFSTLAGIFALSFFQKVKLKDPVTVAWLAGLSACVISIMVYFSHLSAEAIGTTSLLISGIALFGIIVAFLGLAVYKKVQAYEAFVEGAKDGFHTAVMIIPNLVAILVGVAVFRASGAMDLLLNGVSWILGLCGVGNDIVPALPTAIMKPLSGSGARGMMIDAMKTLGPDSFAGRLSCMFQGAADTTFYIIAVYFGSVGVKKTRHAVTCALIADAAGVIAAIAIAYLFFPPN